A genomic region of Nostoc sp. UHCC 0702 contains the following coding sequences:
- a CDS encoding 2-phosphosulfolactate phosphatase, producing MIYDQSEFDLRCEWGPQGVAQLASISDVVVIVDILSFSTCVEIATNNGAIIFPYPYRDESVIDYAKSVQAELASHRQRWTTTGYSLSPKSVTQIPAGTRLVLPSPNGSFLTLQTGNTPTLAGCLRNCQAVAQFAQNYGKKIALIPAGERWKDDGSLRPAFEDLIGAGAILSDLQGSLSPEAEVAVATFKTFQKDLLGYLQKCSSGKELIAAGFESDVELASMYNVSDCVPLFRENVYTNYRLQQA from the coding sequence ATGATTTACGACCAATCAGAGTTTGATTTGCGCTGTGAGTGGGGGCCACAAGGAGTTGCTCAACTTGCTTCTATTAGTGATGTAGTTGTGATAGTTGATATTCTTTCTTTTTCTACCTGCGTAGAAATTGCCACCAACAATGGTGCGATAATTTTTCCTTACCCATATAGAGATGAATCAGTTATAGATTATGCCAAGTCAGTGCAAGCAGAGTTGGCAAGTCATCGACAACGTTGGACTACAACGGGATATTCTCTTTCTCCAAAGTCGGTAACTCAAATTCCTGCTGGAACTAGACTAGTTTTACCTTCACCTAATGGTTCTTTTCTCACTTTACAAACTGGGAATACACCAACTTTGGCTGGCTGTTTACGAAATTGCCAAGCTGTAGCGCAGTTTGCCCAAAACTACGGCAAGAAAATTGCACTGATTCCTGCTGGTGAGAGGTGGAAAGATGATGGTAGTCTACGACCTGCATTTGAAGATTTAATTGGTGCTGGAGCAATTCTTAGTGACTTGCAAGGAAGTCTATCACCAGAAGCTGAAGTAGCTGTGGCAACATTTAAGACTTTCCAGAAAGATTTACTTGGTTATTTGCAAAAGTGTAGTTCTGGGAAAGAGTTAATTGCAGCAGGTTTTGAGTCAGATGTTGAACTGGCGTCTATGTACAACGTTAGTGATTGCGTGCCTTTGTTTAGAGAAAATGTTTATACCAATTACAGGCTACAACAAGCTTAA
- a CDS encoding acetamidase/formamidase family protein, whose amino-acid sequence MNHHNLKATAETVHLGGFSHLLKPALTIDSGDTIDVETYSGYYVYDKAPPEFLTPEFLNICQNLAPERKIAAGPHLLTGPIYVQDAEPGDVLEVRLEAIAPSLPVGFNAIRAGWGALPQQFSQPALRFIPLDLVNNIAEFPHNSGIKIPLKPFFGILGVATPENARTSIPPGCYGGNIDNRELQTGSRVFLPIFVPGALFSIGDGHSAQGDGEVNVTAIETSMNGRIMLKLRKDLQLTTPIAETPTDIITMGFAETLDAALELALQNMIDFLERFTNLSAEDAYVLCSLAVNFRITQVVNSPQKGVHAMLPKSIFANKISL is encoded by the coding sequence ATGAATCATCACAACTTAAAAGCTACCGCTGAAACTGTACATCTAGGTGGTTTCTCGCATTTGTTAAAACCAGCGCTAACTATTGATTCTGGCGATACCATAGACGTAGAAACTTACAGTGGTTACTACGTTTACGACAAAGCACCACCAGAGTTTCTCACACCAGAATTTCTAAATATCTGCCAAAATCTTGCCCCAGAACGTAAAATTGCAGCGGGGCCGCATTTATTGACAGGGCCAATTTACGTACAGGATGCAGAACCAGGGGATGTTTTGGAAGTAAGATTAGAAGCGATCGCACCTAGTTTACCTGTTGGCTTCAATGCCATTCGTGCAGGTTGGGGTGCTTTACCACAGCAGTTTTCTCAACCCGCCCTGAGATTCATTCCCCTAGATTTAGTTAACAACATCGCCGAATTTCCCCATAACAGCGGTATCAAAATTCCTCTCAAACCCTTTTTTGGCATTCTTGGTGTCGCCACTCCAGAAAATGCGCGAACTTCAATTCCGCCTGGATGTTATGGTGGTAATATCGACAACCGCGAACTGCAAACAGGTTCTCGTGTATTTTTGCCTATTTTCGTTCCAGGTGCGCTGTTTTCTATCGGCGATGGGCATTCAGCACAGGGAGATGGCGAAGTTAACGTTACCGCTATTGAAACTTCCATGAACGGTAGAATCATGCTCAAACTTCGTAAGGATTTGCAACTAACAACACCCATTGCTGAAACACCTACTGATATTATCACAATGGGGTTTGCTGAAACATTAGATGCAGCCTTAGAACTGGCTCTGCAAAATATGATTGATTTTTTGGAGAGGTTCACAAATTTGTCGGCAGAAGATGCCTATGTTTTGTGTAGTTTAGCGGTGAATTTTCGCATCACTCAAGTTGTAAATAGCCCTCAAAAAGGGGTTCATGCTATGCTACCAAAATCAATTTTTGCAAATAAAATTAGTTTGTAA
- a CDS encoding DUF1350 family protein yields the protein MDWKEVRGNWVIIPRNPIGIIHFLGGAFVATAPHLTYRWFLEQLASKGYVIIATPFVNTLDHIAIAKSVLLNFDRTLERLHDSTALRKLYLPTYGIGHSMGCKLHLLIGSLFPVERAGNILISFNNYAAKDAIPLVEQLNSTLTIEFTPSPLETNQIILERYNIRRNLLIKFSNDTIDQSATLTKILQQRFSDMVTTQTLPGTHTTPLGQDIKWQPGASFTPFDALGQWFKQEVYRDLNQLKRATLLWLNPLSPP from the coding sequence ATGGACTGGAAAGAAGTTAGAGGTAATTGGGTAATCATTCCCCGTAATCCCATCGGTATCATCCATTTCTTGGGAGGTGCATTTGTCGCCACTGCACCCCACCTGACTTATCGCTGGTTCTTGGAACAGTTGGCCAGTAAGGGTTATGTCATCATTGCTACGCCGTTTGTCAATACTTTGGATCATATAGCGATCGCTAAATCTGTACTGCTGAATTTTGATCGTACTTTAGAACGATTACATGATTCTACGGCATTACGTAAACTCTACCTCCCCACCTACGGCATCGGCCACAGTATGGGTTGTAAACTCCACTTGCTCATCGGCAGTCTTTTCCCTGTAGAACGGGCTGGGAATATATTAATATCCTTCAATAATTACGCAGCCAAGGATGCTATTCCGTTAGTAGAGCAATTAAATTCTACTTTGACAATTGAGTTTACCCCCTCGCCCTTGGAAACTAACCAGATTATCCTGGAACGCTATAACATCCGTCGCAACTTATTAATCAAATTTAGCAACGACACTATTGATCAATCAGCAACTTTAACCAAAATATTGCAACAACGCTTTTCTGACATGGTGACAACACAAACCTTACCAGGAACTCACACCACACCCCTAGGGCAAGACATTAAATGGCAACCAGGAGCATCTTTTACTCCCTTTGACGCTTTAGGGCAATGGTTTAAGCAAGAAGTATACCGCGACTTGAACCAGCTAAAACGCGCCACCCTCTTGTGGTTAAATCCTCTTTCACCTCCATAA
- a CDS encoding sulfite exporter TauE/SafE family protein, translating into MSNILIQMLLIGLVAGVAGGMFGIGGGAIMVPAMVLLVGLDQKFATGTSIAAQILPIGLLGAAVYYRSGNINFKYAVLIAIGLLIGNLFGALFANQPFISSETMKKLYGVFLLLIGIRYLVGR; encoded by the coding sequence ATGTCTAATATACTTATCCAAATGTTACTTATCGGTCTTGTGGCTGGCGTTGCAGGCGGTATGTTTGGTATCGGTGGCGGTGCAATTATGGTGCCAGCAATGGTACTGCTAGTTGGTCTGGATCAGAAGTTTGCTACTGGCACTTCTATTGCTGCACAAATCTTACCAATTGGTCTTCTGGGAGCAGCAGTTTACTATCGTAGTGGCAACATTAATTTCAAATATGCTGTACTAATTGCTATTGGTTTATTAATTGGGAATTTATTTGGAGCTTTGTTTGCTAATCAGCCATTTATTAGTAGTGAGACAATGAAAAAACTATATGGTGTCTTTTTACTACTGATTGGTATACGGTATTTAGTAGGGCGTTAG
- a CDS encoding STAS domain-containing protein — protein MNQELKVKVIKLSGIVNTTNSQELRENITTLLDSGAKTVLVDCQDVTFMDSSALGALVLAFKTLRAADTKLVLCSINEQVRILFELTGMDKVFEIFPNQDKFNEVVLSKN, from the coding sequence ATGAATCAAGAATTGAAAGTTAAAGTTATTAAGCTCAGCGGGATTGTTAACACTACCAATTCACAAGAATTGCGAGAAAATATAACTACTCTTCTAGACAGCGGTGCAAAAACTGTTCTAGTCGATTGTCAAGATGTAACATTTATGGATAGTTCTGCTTTGGGTGCTTTGGTATTAGCATTTAAAACATTACGGGCGGCAGATACGAAGCTGGTTCTCTGCTCGATTAATGAACAAGTCAGAATATTATTTGAACTGACTGGTATGGATAAAGTATTTGAAATATTTCCTAATCAAGATAAATTTAATGAGGTTGTACTATCCAAAAATTAA
- a CDS encoding SpoIIE family protein phosphatase yields MFQILVIDDDISIQIFLKRMLEKQGYEVVAASDGDEGITQAIAYRPAMIICDWIMPGLNGLEVCNRIKTDPNLSTTFFILLTSLDSVADRVKGLDAGADDFITKPIEQNELKARVRAGLRLHQLSRDLQTQKLLLETELGEAAEYVRSLLPLPLTEPFEVDSRFIPSRQLGGDCFDYYWLDDNYLAVYLLDTAGHGLKATLPSISVLNLLRSRALKGLNYYQPSDVLQALNETFQMNYQNDKYFTIWYGVYNRVKQQLTYASAGHPPAILVSGTSLKNTQVQLLRTPGMPVGMFPEAKYVDACCYVEKSSSLYIFSDGAYEITKSDGTLWSLDAFIHILVSVQHTVDSQLDQILNYLIALNSKEAFDDDLSILKIKFD; encoded by the coding sequence ATGTTTCAAATACTAGTAATTGATGATGACATTTCAATACAAATATTCCTCAAAAGGATGTTGGAAAAGCAGGGTTATGAGGTAGTAGCTGCTAGTGACGGAGACGAAGGAATTACACAAGCAATAGCTTACCGTCCAGCAATGATTATTTGCGATTGGATAATGCCAGGTTTGAATGGATTAGAGGTGTGTAATCGCATTAAAACAGACCCCAATTTATCCACGACGTTCTTTATTTTATTAACTTCTTTGGATTCGGTCGCCGATCGCGTCAAAGGACTGGATGCTGGTGCTGATGATTTTATCACTAAACCAATCGAGCAAAATGAACTAAAAGCAAGAGTGAGAGCCGGATTACGCCTACATCAATTGAGTCGGGATTTGCAGACTCAAAAGTTACTTTTAGAAACAGAACTAGGAGAAGCAGCAGAATACGTGCGATCGCTTCTACCTTTACCTCTCACTGAACCCTTCGAGGTGGATTCCCGATTTATTCCCTCGCGGCAACTCGGTGGTGATTGTTTCGATTACTATTGGCTAGATGACAATTATCTGGCAGTCTATTTATTAGATACTGCTGGACATGGACTCAAAGCTACTCTTCCCTCTATTTCAGTGCTGAATCTCCTGCGTTCCCGCGCCCTCAAAGGTTTGAATTACTATCAACCCAGTGATGTACTCCAAGCTTTGAATGAAACCTTCCAAATGAATTATCAAAATGATAAATACTTTACTATCTGGTACGGAGTTTATAACCGAGTCAAGCAACAGTTAACTTATGCTAGCGCAGGTCATCCGCCAGCAATACTAGTTTCTGGCACATCTCTCAAAAATACTCAAGTTCAACTCTTGAGAACTCCTGGTATGCCAGTTGGCATGTTTCCAGAAGCAAAATATGTTGATGCTTGTTGCTATGTAGAAAAATCTAGCAGTCTTTATATTTTTAGTGATGGTGCTTACGAAATTACTAAATCAGATGGCACTCTTTGGAGTTTAGATGCTTTTATCCATATACTTGTTAGTGTACAACATACTGTTGATTCCCAACTAGATCAGATATTGAATTACCTGATTGCTTTGAACTCCAAAGAGGCTTTTGATGATGATTTATCAATCCTAAAAATTAAATTTGATTAA